In Haloterrigena turkmenica DSM 5511, a single genomic region encodes these proteins:
- a CDS encoding DUF6338 family protein — protein MTSATRIPISLLAIILLLVPGLVALEIYYRRTGKQSKLSRIQWVVFSVFLSLFSLLLLYVSTPIYFDQLTDIVESLSTSLNIVNDEELFSMSIPIMTVFYIIHVGVSLVIGRVIGELDDRCLNPDRVLDRRPPWQYAFDEANSEEIEVKLRDGTVIQGQFNEAAWDKEEHELYIEDPYEVEYDGEELVGDPIDLGRSILLKGSAITHVLFTEEDPYTEMEINSEEIATEIEGELDEILHDLGEQAELSSFEIQAEEEESESQEE, from the coding sequence ATGACGAGTGCGACTCGAATTCCAATTAGTCTTCTTGCGATTATTCTACTTCTTGTCCCGGGGTTAGTAGCGCTCGAAATCTACTATCGAAGAACAGGAAAACAATCTAAACTCTCACGGATCCAGTGGGTTGTTTTCAGTGTTTTCTTGAGTTTGTTTTCATTACTATTACTGTATGTATCTACGCCAATATACTTTGACCAGCTCACAGATATAGTAGAATCTCTATCTACCTCCCTTAATATCGTCAATGATGAGGAGTTGTTTTCCATGTCTATTCCAATTATGACTGTTTTTTATATAATTCACGTAGGAGTCTCTCTTGTGATTGGGAGAGTTATTGGAGAGCTTGATGACAGATGTCTAAATCCCGATAGAGTTCTTGATCGACGCCCACCCTGGCAGTACGCATTTGATGAAGCCAACAGTGAAGAGATTGAAGTTAAACTCAGAGATGGTACAGTTATTCAAGGCCAGTTCAATGAAGCAGCTTGGGACAAAGAGGAACATGAACTCTATATCGAGGACCCATATGAAGTAGAGTATGATGGTGAAGAATTGGTCGGGGATCCAATTGATTTAGGCCGAAGTATACTCCTAAAAGGCTCTGCAATCACACATGTGCTTTTCACTGAGGAGGACCCATACACAGAAATGGAAATCAATTCTGAGGAGATTGCTACAGAAATTGAAGGTGAACTTGATGAAATACTGCATGACCTTGGTGAACAAGCAGAGCTATCTTCATTCGAAATACAAGCAGAGGAGGAAGAATCTGAGTCTCAGGAAGAATGA
- a CDS encoding helix-turn-helix transcriptional regulator, protein MSHSKLLPLGLLYVDGQREVDGATRFQKLVFLAQEETDLYNAFEFRSDKYGPFSPELHATLDKLQERDLIAKEVKKNRSGNEKYAYRLTPTGQQVVQKLINRNDLSGFDDILEDAQNVKKRYNNKPLDRLLRYVYSKYPEYTDESELDEFKPA, encoded by the coding sequence ATGTCACACTCAAAGCTCCTTCCGCTTGGCCTACTATATGTTGATGGCCAGCGAGAAGTTGACGGTGCAACTCGATTCCAAAAGCTAGTATTCCTTGCTCAGGAAGAAACAGATCTCTATAATGCATTTGAATTCCGAAGCGACAAATATGGTCCCTTTTCACCAGAGTTGCACGCAACTCTTGACAAACTACAGGAGAGGGACCTAATAGCCAAGGAAGTGAAGAAAAATAGGAGTGGAAATGAAAAATACGCCTACAGATTGACGCCCACTGGACAGCAGGTTGTGCAAAAGCTTATCAATAGAAATGATTTGTCTGGATTTGATGACATTCTTGAAGATGCCCAGAATGTAAAGAAGAGATACAATAATAAGCCTCTTGATCGGCTTCTTCGGTATGTTTATTCTAAATATCCAGAGTACACTGACGAAAGCGAGCTTGATGAATTCAAACCAGCTTAA
- a CDS encoding hemolysin family protein: MPGLEATAVLADVARPVAASGVVGFEPSTTLVAAGGVAALLVLLVLSGFFSSAEIAMFSLAHHRIEALVEDGASGAETVQALKDDPHRLLVTILVGNNLVNIAMSSIATGLFAMYTSQGRAMLAATFGVTAVVLLFGESAPKSYAIENTESWALSVARPLKVSEYALFPLVVTFDALTRVLNRLTGGTAVEESYVTREEIRELIRTGESEGVIEADEREMLQRVFRFNDTIAKEVMTPRLDVTAVAREATVDEAVAKCVESGHTRLPVYDGDLDTVVGIVALGDLVGDRESTDDGLLEAHVEETLHVPESKHVDELFREMRQQRVEQVVVIDEFGTTEGIVTTEDIVEAVVGEILETQEDDPIETVDDRTVRVDGEVNIEAVNDVTGVEFPEGEEFETIAGFVFNRAGRLVEPGETFAYDGAELTVERVDDTRIRRVRISESEPSVTDGSGVAASS, translated from the coding sequence ATGCCCGGCCTCGAGGCGACCGCGGTACTGGCCGACGTCGCTCGCCCGGTCGCCGCGTCGGGAGTCGTTGGTTTCGAGCCGTCGACGACCCTCGTGGCCGCCGGCGGCGTCGCGGCGCTGCTGGTGTTGCTGGTCCTCTCGGGGTTTTTCTCCTCGGCCGAGATCGCCATGTTCTCGCTGGCCCACCACCGCATCGAGGCGCTCGTCGAGGACGGGGCGTCCGGCGCCGAGACCGTCCAGGCGCTGAAGGACGACCCCCACCGACTGCTGGTGACGATCCTCGTCGGGAACAACCTCGTCAACATCGCGATGTCCTCGATCGCGACGGGACTGTTCGCGATGTACACGAGCCAGGGGCGGGCGATGCTGGCGGCGACGTTCGGCGTGACGGCCGTCGTCCTGCTGTTCGGTGAGAGCGCGCCCAAGTCCTACGCTATCGAGAACACCGAATCGTGGGCACTGTCGGTCGCTCGTCCCCTCAAAGTCTCGGAGTACGCGCTGTTCCCGCTCGTGGTCACGTTCGACGCGCTGACACGGGTGCTTAACCGCCTGACCGGCGGCACGGCCGTCGAGGAGTCGTACGTCACCCGCGAGGAGATCCGGGAGCTGATCCGGACCGGCGAGAGCGAAGGGGTCATCGAGGCCGACGAACGCGAGATGCTCCAGCGCGTGTTCCGGTTCAACGACACCATCGCCAAAGAGGTGATGACGCCGCGATTGGACGTCACCGCCGTCGCTCGAGAAGCGACCGTCGACGAAGCCGTCGCGAAGTGCGTCGAGAGCGGCCACACCCGCCTGCCGGTCTACGACGGCGATCTCGATACCGTCGTCGGGATCGTCGCGCTCGGCGACCTCGTCGGTGATCGCGAGTCGACCGACGACGGCTTGCTCGAGGCCCACGTCGAGGAGACGCTGCACGTCCCCGAGAGCAAACACGTCGACGAGCTGTTCCGCGAGATGCGCCAGCAGCGGGTCGAACAGGTCGTCGTCATCGACGAGTTCGGGACGACGGAGGGGATCGTCACCACCGAGGACATCGTCGAGGCCGTCGTCGGCGAGATCCTCGAGACCCAGGAGGACGACCCGATCGAGACCGTCGACGACCGAACCGTCCGGGTCGACGGCGAGGTGAACATCGAGGCCGTCAACGACGTCACCGGCGTCGAGTTCCCAGAGGGCGAGGAGTTCGAGACGATCGCCGGCTTCGTCTTCAACCGCGCCGGCCGACTGGTCGAACCCGGCGAAACGTTCGCCTACGACGGCGCCGAACTGACCGTCGAACGCGTCGACGATACGCGCATCAGGCGGGTGCGCATCAGCGAGTCGGAGCCTTCGGTAACGGACGGCTCCGGTGTCGCCGCCTCGAGTTAG